One region of Culex pipiens pallens isolate TS chromosome 2, TS_CPP_V2, whole genome shotgun sequence genomic DNA includes:
- the LOC120431046 gene encoding zinc finger C4H2 domain-containing protein isoform X2 codes for MTAVDERTIYAKLEAMKDIRSKTLQLEKVKLKIVREVENGDAEEKCLAEYRRELEMLMQEKMSHVEELRQIHADINAMETVIKQAEENRIRSINMANRFHEEYVPLKTEVDTMRRDYLGMERLPELHEEDGSIISPDRFQNYYTANKSMAATAASFARPPLSAHHPLPPDGPVTNLPPTAPPGFLPPPPVAMRINKPPEIPTNRLQPAPSSIGIGHPTFSSQSIRSLCRQQPPPMKSCLSCHQQIHRNAPICPLCKAKSRSRNPKKPKKKEH; via the exons ATGACGGCCGTAGACGAGAGGACGATCTACGCGAAGCTGGAAGCGATGAAGGACATCCG CTCGAAAACGCTTCAGCTGGAGAAGGTGAAGCTGAAGATTGTCCGCGAGGTCGAGAATGGGGATGCGGAGGAGAAGTGTCTGGCCGAGTACCGCCGGGAGCTGGAGATGCTGATGCAGGAGAAGATGAGCCACGTCGAGGAGCTCCGGCAGATCCATGCGGACATAAATGCGATGGAAACGGTCATCAAGCAGGCCGAGGAGAACCGGATCCGGTCGATCAACATGGCGAACCGGTTCCACGAGGAGTACGTTCCGCTGAAGACGGAGGTGGACACCATGCGACGGGACTATCTCGGGATGGAACGTCTACCGGAACTGCACGAGGAAGATGGATCCATTATCTCTCCAGA TCGCTTCCAGAACTACTACACGGCCAACAAATCCATGGCGGCAACGGCAGCCAGCTTCGCCCGTCCTCCGCTGTCCGCCCACCACCCGTTGCCTCCGGACGGTCCCGTTACAAACCTGCCCCCGACGGCTCCACCTGGCTTCCTGCCACCACCGCCGGTGGCCATGCGGATCAACAAACCCCCGGAAATTCCCACCAACCGTCTCCAGCCAGCGCCATCGTCCATCGGAATCGGTCACCCGACGTTCAG TTCTCAAAGCATTCGCTCCCTCTGCAGACAACAACCGCCGCCGATGAAGTCGTGTCTGTCGTGCCACCAGCAGATCCACCGGAACGCCCCGATCTGTCCGCTGTGCAAGGCCAAAAGTCGCTCGCGCAACCCGAAGAAGCCGAAAAAGAAGGAGCACTAA
- the LOC120431046 gene encoding zinc finger C4H2 domain-containing protein isoform X3 has protein sequence MTAVDERTIYAKLEAMKDIRSKTLQLEKVKLKIVREVENGDAEEKCLAEYRRELEMLMQEKMSHVEELRQIHADINAMETVIKQAEENRIRSINMANRFHEEYVPLKTEVDTMRRDYLGMERLPELHEEDGSIISPDRFQNYYTANKSMAATAASFARPPLSAHHPLPPDGPVTNLPPTAPPGFLPPPPVAMRINKPPEIPTNRLQPAPSSIGIGHPTFRSDFNVNLRQQPPPMKSCLSCHQQIHRNAPICPLCKAKSRSRNPKKPKKKEH, from the exons ATGACGGCCGTAGACGAGAGGACGATCTACGCGAAGCTGGAAGCGATGAAGGACATCCG CTCGAAAACGCTTCAGCTGGAGAAGGTGAAGCTGAAGATTGTCCGCGAGGTCGAGAATGGGGATGCGGAGGAGAAGTGTCTGGCCGAGTACCGCCGGGAGCTGGAGATGCTGATGCAGGAGAAGATGAGCCACGTCGAGGAGCTCCGGCAGATCCATGCGGACATAAATGCGATGGAAACGGTCATCAAGCAGGCCGAGGAGAACCGGATCCGGTCGATCAACATGGCGAACCGGTTCCACGAGGAGTACGTTCCGCTGAAGACGGAGGTGGACACCATGCGACGGGACTATCTCGGGATGGAACGTCTACCGGAACTGCACGAGGAAGATGGATCCATTATCTCTCCAGA TCGCTTCCAGAACTACTACACGGCCAACAAATCCATGGCGGCAACGGCAGCCAGCTTCGCCCGTCCTCCGCTGTCCGCCCACCACCCGTTGCCTCCGGACGGTCCCGTTACAAACCTGCCCCCGACGGCTCCACCTGGCTTCCTGCCACCACCGCCGGTGGCCATGCGGATCAACAAACCCCCGGAAATTCCCACCAACCGTCTCCAGCCAGCGCCATCGTCCATCGGAATCGGTCACCCGACGTTCAGGTCTGATTTCAATGTCAATCTGAG ACAACAACCGCCGCCGATGAAGTCGTGTCTGTCGTGCCACCAGCAGATCCACCGGAACGCCCCGATCTGTCCGCTGTGCAAGGCCAAAAGTCGCTCGCGCAACCCGAAGAAGCCGAAAAAGAAGGAGCACTAA
- the LOC120431046 gene encoding zinc finger C4H2 domain-containing protein isoform X1 gives MTAVDERTIYAKLEAMKDIRSKTLQLEKVKLKIVREVENGDAEEKCLAEYRRELEMLMQEKMSHVEELRQIHADINAMETVIKQAEENRIRSINMANRFHEEYVPLKTEVDTMRRDYLGMERLPELHEEDGSIISPDRFQNYYTANKSMAATAASFARPPLSAHHPLPPDGPVTNLPPTAPPGFLPPPPVAMRINKPPEIPTNRLQPAPSSIGIGHPTFRSDFNVNLSSQSIRSLCRQQPPPMKSCLSCHQQIHRNAPICPLCKAKSRSRNPKKPKKKEH, from the exons ATGACGGCCGTAGACGAGAGGACGATCTACGCGAAGCTGGAAGCGATGAAGGACATCCG CTCGAAAACGCTTCAGCTGGAGAAGGTGAAGCTGAAGATTGTCCGCGAGGTCGAGAATGGGGATGCGGAGGAGAAGTGTCTGGCCGAGTACCGCCGGGAGCTGGAGATGCTGATGCAGGAGAAGATGAGCCACGTCGAGGAGCTCCGGCAGATCCATGCGGACATAAATGCGATGGAAACGGTCATCAAGCAGGCCGAGGAGAACCGGATCCGGTCGATCAACATGGCGAACCGGTTCCACGAGGAGTACGTTCCGCTGAAGACGGAGGTGGACACCATGCGACGGGACTATCTCGGGATGGAACGTCTACCGGAACTGCACGAGGAAGATGGATCCATTATCTCTCCAGA TCGCTTCCAGAACTACTACACGGCCAACAAATCCATGGCGGCAACGGCAGCCAGCTTCGCCCGTCCTCCGCTGTCCGCCCACCACCCGTTGCCTCCGGACGGTCCCGTTACAAACCTGCCCCCGACGGCTCCACCTGGCTTCCTGCCACCACCGCCGGTGGCCATGCGGATCAACAAACCCCCGGAAATTCCCACCAACCGTCTCCAGCCAGCGCCATCGTCCATCGGAATCGGTCACCCGACGTTCAGGTCTGATTTCAATGTCAATCTGAG TTCTCAAAGCATTCGCTCCCTCTGCAGACAACAACCGCCGCCGATGAAGTCGTGTCTGTCGTGCCACCAGCAGATCCACCGGAACGCCCCGATCTGTCCGCTGTGCAAGGCCAAAAGTCGCTCGCGCAACCCGAAGAAGCCGAAAAAGAAGGAGCACTAA
- the LOC120431046 gene encoding zinc finger C4H2 domain-containing protein isoform X4, giving the protein MTAVDERTIYAKLEAMKDIRSKTLQLEKVKLKIVREVENGDAEEKCLAEYRRELEMLMQEKMSHVEELRQIHADINAMETVIKQAEENRIRSINMANRFHEEYVPLKTEVDTMRRDYLGMERLPELHEEDGSIISPDRFQNYYTANKSMAATAASFARPPLSAHHPLPPDGPVTNLPPTAPPGFLPPPPVAMRINKPPEIPTNRLQPAPSSIGIGHPTFRQQPPPMKSCLSCHQQIHRNAPICPLCKAKSRSRNPKKPKKKEH; this is encoded by the exons ATGACGGCCGTAGACGAGAGGACGATCTACGCGAAGCTGGAAGCGATGAAGGACATCCG CTCGAAAACGCTTCAGCTGGAGAAGGTGAAGCTGAAGATTGTCCGCGAGGTCGAGAATGGGGATGCGGAGGAGAAGTGTCTGGCCGAGTACCGCCGGGAGCTGGAGATGCTGATGCAGGAGAAGATGAGCCACGTCGAGGAGCTCCGGCAGATCCATGCGGACATAAATGCGATGGAAACGGTCATCAAGCAGGCCGAGGAGAACCGGATCCGGTCGATCAACATGGCGAACCGGTTCCACGAGGAGTACGTTCCGCTGAAGACGGAGGTGGACACCATGCGACGGGACTATCTCGGGATGGAACGTCTACCGGAACTGCACGAGGAAGATGGATCCATTATCTCTCCAGA TCGCTTCCAGAACTACTACACGGCCAACAAATCCATGGCGGCAACGGCAGCCAGCTTCGCCCGTCCTCCGCTGTCCGCCCACCACCCGTTGCCTCCGGACGGTCCCGTTACAAACCTGCCCCCGACGGCTCCACCTGGCTTCCTGCCACCACCGCCGGTGGCCATGCGGATCAACAAACCCCCGGAAATTCCCACCAACCGTCTCCAGCCAGCGCCATCGTCCATCGGAATCGGTCACCCGACGTTCAG ACAACAACCGCCGCCGATGAAGTCGTGTCTGTCGTGCCACCAGCAGATCCACCGGAACGCCCCGATCTGTCCGCTGTGCAAGGCCAAAAGTCGCTCGCGCAACCCGAAGAAGCCGAAAAAGAAGGAGCACTAA